AAAATCAACCAGGGCAATCGATATACGGAAGGGTTTTTGGAAGAGGCCCTTGCAGACAGCTATAAAAGGCTTATAGCCCCTTCCATAGAAAGGGAAATCAGAAGCGCCCTTACGGAAAAATCCGAAGAAGGGGCTATCAAGGTTTTCGCGGAAAACTTAAAACAGCTTTTACTCCAGCCCCCTTTGAAGGATAAAACGGTTCTTGCTCTTGACCCGGGCTTTCGGACAGGCTGTAAATTTGCCGTTATGGATAATACGGGAAAGGTCCTTGCAACAGGGGTCGTATATCCTACGCCGCCCCAGTCTAAAATAAAGGAAGCCAAGGAAAAGCTGATTCCCCTTATAGAAAAGCACAATGTAGATATTGTAGCCATCGGAAACGGAACGGCTTCCAGAGAAACGGAAGCCTTTACTGCCGAAATGCTTCACGAGGTTAAAAGAAAGGTATATTATGTCATCGCAAACGAGGCCGGAGCCTCTGTATATTCGGCTTCAAAGCTTGGGGCAGAGGAGTTCCCTGAATTTGACGTTGCCCTTCGTTCTGCGGTTTCCATAGGAAGAAGAATACAGGACCCTCTTGCGGAGCTTGTTAAAATAGACCCTAAAAGCATCGGCGTAGGCCAATACCAGCACGATATGAATCAGAAAAGGCTGGGAGAAGCCCTTGGAGGCGTTGTCGAAAGCTGCGTTAATACAGTAGGGGTTGATTTAAATACGGCAAGCCCCTCTCTTTTAAGCTATGTTTCGGGCATATCTCAAAGCCTTGCAAAAAATATCCTTGAATACAGAGAAGCAAACGGCAAATTCCAAACAAGGAAAGAGCTTCTTAAAGTGAAGAAGCTGGGCCCCAAGGCTTTTGAGCAGTGTGCGGGGTTTTTACGGATAAACGAGGAAAGCTGTAAAGAAATCCTTGATTCTACAGGCGTTCACCCTGAAAGCTATCAGGCCTGCGAAATGCTTCTTGAAAAAACGGGGCATACCAAGGAAGATATCCGCCTTAAAAGAATAGGCAGGCTTTCAGCTGAAATTCATAATCTTGAAGAGCTTTCCAAGGAGCTTAATATAGGCGTATTTACATTGAGAGATATTATAAAGGAGCTTGAAAAACCCGGCAGAGACCCGAGAGAGGACATGCCGCCCCAGATACTGAGAAGCGATGTTTTATCCATGGAAGACCTGCAGGAAGGCATGGTTCTTCAAGGCACCGTCAGAAATGTAATAGACTTCGGCGTTTTTGTAGATATCGGGGTTCATCAGGACGGCCTTGTCCATATTTCAGAAATATCCAATAAATTCATAAAACATCCCCTTGATGTAGTAAAGGTAGGGGATATTGTAAAGGTAAGGGTTTTATCTGTGGATATCAATAAAAAGAGAATATCGTTAAGCATGAAGTTTGAAGATCAAAAGTAAGAATACAATAGGAATTTTTAGGAAAAGAAATACTTTGAAAGGGGCAGGAATGTATTTCGCGGCTTTAATAGAAAAGCGCCGGGGATTTTATTCCTGCCTTTAAAAGGTTTAAAAAGTAAGCGAAGGTCCCTTTTTCCAAAACCCCAATAGCAGACTTCTTCACGGCAGGCCGACGAAAAAATACTGAAAAAGGTATTATTTTGGCAGCCCCAATAATACTCAATTTGATGAAAGAGTAATTTTTTCTCTGTAAATTATAATCAAGATAAAAATTTCGAAGGAATTTTTGCTTTGGTTCTGCCAGCCCTTCGCGAAGTATAAACCCTTCATGCGTTTGCCTGAGAAATTTTCTCTTTGCCATTGTTTTTTT
This is a stretch of genomic DNA from Anaeropeptidivorans aminofermentans. It encodes these proteins:
- a CDS encoding Tex family protein, which codes for MDILKTLENEFLLKTYQVENTVKLIDEGNTIPFISRYRKEMTGSIDDQTLREIYDRLLYLRNMEERRSQVKAIIEEQGNLTEEIEKSLSEAKTMAEIEDIYRPYKPKRRTRAMIAKEKGLEPLAMMIWEQNIHKEIAAIAEDFINEEKEILTSSDAMQGAMDIIAEIISDDADFRGIIRKEYNDKGFLSSKAVDTEKESVYEMYYDFSEPVNKIASHRVLAVNRGEKEGFLNVKIEAPDDDILRKVFSKINQGNRYTEGFLEEALADSYKRLIAPSIEREIRSALTEKSEEGAIKVFAENLKQLLLQPPLKDKTVLALDPGFRTGCKFAVMDNTGKVLATGVVYPTPPQSKIKEAKEKLIPLIEKHNVDIVAIGNGTASRETEAFTAEMLHEVKRKVYYVIANEAGASVYSASKLGAEEFPEFDVALRSAVSIGRRIQDPLAELVKIDPKSIGVGQYQHDMNQKRLGEALGGVVESCVNTVGVDLNTASPSLLSYVSGISQSLAKNILEYREANGKFQTRKELLKVKKLGPKAFEQCAGFLRINEESCKEILDSTGVHPESYQACEMLLEKTGHTKEDIRLKRIGRLSAEIHNLEELSKELNIGVFTLRDIIKELEKPGRDPREDMPPQILRSDVLSMEDLQEGMVLQGTVRNVIDFGVFVDIGVHQDGLVHISEISNKFIKHPLDVVKVGDIVKVRVLSVDINKKRISLSMKFEDQK